The segment ATTTTCCTGGTATGACAATGAATGGGGCTATTCCTGCAGGGTTGTGGAGTTAGCAATTTTAGCTTCAAAAGTATAATATAAACTTTTTGTTTGATACGCTTCAAGGCCCTCAATAATGAGGGCCTTTTATTTTTTGTTATTCTAAATTTTATTCATCTGTCTTATAATACCCTCAAATATTTCGTTTTGAGGAGGACGTACATGGCAAAAAGCTATATGAATAAAAAGTCTATTAAAGACCTTCCCACGTCAGATATCACGGGAAAACGCATTCTTGTTCGTGTTGACTTTAATGTTCCCATGAAAGACGGTGTAATTCAAGATGACACCCGCATAAAGGCTGCCTTGCCCACATTGAATTATATACTGGATCAGAAGCCGAAAACACTGGTACTTATGTCCCATTTGGGAGACCCTAAAAAAGATATGCAAAAAGCCAAAGAAAAAGCAGAACAGGCCGGCAAACCTTTTGATGAAGAAAAATATCTGAACGCAAAACATCGTATGGCGCCTATCGCCGCTCATTTGAGCAAACTTCTCAACCGCCCGGTGCAACTGGCTCCGGCAGCTATTGGCGCTGCGACCAAAGCAATGGTTGATAAATTACAGTCCGGTGATGTTTTGATGCTGGAAAATACCCGTTTTCATAAAGAAGAAACTTCCAAGGTAGAGTCTGAACGTGAAAGCATGGCTAAAGAACTGGCAAGCTATGCCGATTTATTTGTTAATGATGCCTTCGGCACAGCGCATCGTGCTCACGCTTCCACGGAAACTGTCGCACATTACTTGCCGGCCGTAGCCGGACTGCTGATGGAAAAAGAAATGATATATTTGGGGAAAGTTCTGGAAAACCCCGATCGCCCTTTTATAGCTATAATCGGTGGAGCTAAGGTCTCTTCCAAAATTGCCGTTTTGGAAAACCTGCTACAAAAAGTAGATCGTCTGATTGTGGGTGGCGGTATGGCTTATACTTTTTTAAAAGCAAAAGGTTTGTCTGTAGGCACCTCTCTGGTTGAAGATGATATGCTTGATAAAGCCAGGGAAATACTGCAAATAGCTTATGAAAAACAAATTTATATTTATCTGCCGATTGACCATATCGTGACACAGGAGTTCAGTGCTGACGCTGAGTTTCGCCATGTAGCTCGAGGTAATATCGAAGATGGCTGGATGGGCATGGATATTGGTCCTCTGACCATACAAAAATTTGAAGGCGCCTTAAAAGGTGCAAAAACTGTTTTCTGGAATGGCCCTCTCGGAGTTTTTGAGTTTGAAAATTTTTCCAAAGGAACAATGGCTATTGCCAAGGCTATCGCCGATCTGCCCGACTGTACA is part of the Candidatus Margulisiibacteriota bacterium genome and harbors:
- a CDS encoding phosphoglycerate kinase; translated protein: MAKSYMNKKSIKDLPTSDITGKRILVRVDFNVPMKDGVIQDDTRIKAALPTLNYILDQKPKTLVLMSHLGDPKKDMQKAKEKAEQAGKPFDEEKYLNAKHRMAPIAAHLSKLLNRPVQLAPAAIGAATKAMVDKLQSGDVLMLENTRFHKEETSKVESERESMAKELASYADLFVNDAFGTAHRAHASTETVAHYLPAVAGLLMEKEMIYLGKVLENPDRPFIAIIGGAKVSSKIAVLENLLQKVDRLIVGGGMAYTFLKAKGLSVGTSLVEDDMLDKAREILQIAYEKQIYIYLPIDHIVTQEFSADAEFRHVARGNIEDGWMGMDIGPLTIQKFEGALKGAKTVFWNGPLGVFEFENFSKGTMAIAKAIADLPDCTTIIGGGDSVSAVNKSGVADKMTHISTGGGASLELIEGKVLPGIAALQDKA